One genomic segment of Peromyscus leucopus breed LL Stock chromosome 23, UCI_PerLeu_2.1, whole genome shotgun sequence includes these proteins:
- the Sap25 gene encoding histone deacetylase complex subunit SAP25 isoform X1: MLPWLGPWGTGRGEAAGEPGLSTAGDHGSGGGDWSSGEETTEEPGTPAQGSSPRPRALSPSETGARPSPPSSRLAPEQAAAEEAPGPLSPQVTAPVTTSRMTPLPLWDPSHEANARPQLVGPGCGSGVSLSSRTLCHPSWPMYDAWGRIPTSGHPEERVARDAGLPVTSYDDVFLLDPLLPCGQRVPLYLSKPPQQAVGARRLLLPPPIVSSSVRPSPSQACSSAWLSEAEMIALTGLLQMSQSEPRSQAPAGPLTSASCPDPVSAAEGPGPRGGQSCCGGTDPCPTQSPDTHCS; encoded by the exons ATGCTGCCCTGGCTCGGGCCGTGGGGCACAGGCCGGGGGGAGGCGGCGGGGGAGCCAGGCCTCTCCACAGCCGGTGACCACGGCAGCGGCGGCGGAGACTGGAGCTCTGGGGAGGAAACCACGGAGGAGCCCGGCACGCCCGCGCAGGGCAG CAGCCCACGGCCCCGGGCGCTCAGCCCGTCTGAGACCGGAGCAAGGCCGTCGCCGCCCTCCAGTCGCCTGGCCCCCGAGCAGGCCGCCGCCGAAGAAGCCCCAG GACCTCTTTCTCCCCAGGTGACCGCCCCGGTCACCACCTCGAGGATGACCCCGCTGCCACTCTGGGATCCCAGCCACGAGGCTAATGCCAGACCTCAGCTGGTG GGGCCCGGCTGTGGGTCGGGCGTGTCTTTGTCCAGCAGGACACTGTGTCATCCTTCCTGGCCTATGTATGACGCCTGGGGTCGCATCCCTACCTCAGGGCATCCAGAAGAGCGGGTGGCCAGGGATGCAG GGCTCCCGGTGACGAGCTATGACGATGTCTTTCTCTTGGACCCTCTGCTCCCCTGTGGGCAGCGTGTTCCCCTCTACCTGTCCAAGCCCCCTCAGCAG GCGGTGGGCGCTCGGAGGCTGCTGCTCCCACCTCCCATCGTGTCCTCCTCGGTGCGGCCCTCGCCATCCCAGGCCTGCTCCTCCGCCTGGCTCAGCGAAGCCGAGATGATCGCCCTCACTGGCCTGCTGCAGATGAGCCAGAGCGAGCCGCGCTCTCAGGCCCCGGCaggccctctgacctctgccagcTGCCCAGACCCTGTCTCTGCCGCTGAAGGCCCAGGCCCCAGGGGTGGCCAGAGCTGTTGTGGGGGCACTGACCCGTGCCCCACGCAGAGCCCGGATACCCACTGTTCATAG
- the Sap25 gene encoding histone deacetylase complex subunit SAP25 isoform X2, with amino-acid sequence MLPWLGPWGTGRGEAAGEPGLSTAGDHGSGGGDWSSGEETTEEPGTPAQGSPRPRALSPSETGARPSPPSSRLAPEQAAAEEAPGPLSPQVTAPVTTSRMTPLPLWDPSHEANARPQLVGPGCGSGVSLSSRTLCHPSWPMYDAWGRIPTSGHPEERVARDAGLPVTSYDDVFLLDPLLPCGQRVPLYLSKPPQQAVGARRLLLPPPIVSSSVRPSPSQACSSAWLSEAEMIALTGLLQMSQSEPRSQAPAGPLTSASCPDPVSAAEGPGPRGGQSCCGGTDPCPTQSPDTHCS; translated from the exons ATGCTGCCCTGGCTCGGGCCGTGGGGCACAGGCCGGGGGGAGGCGGCGGGGGAGCCAGGCCTCTCCACAGCCGGTGACCACGGCAGCGGCGGCGGAGACTGGAGCTCTGGGGAGGAAACCACGGAGGAGCCCGGCACGCCCGCGCAGGGCAG CCCACGGCCCCGGGCGCTCAGCCCGTCTGAGACCGGAGCAAGGCCGTCGCCGCCCTCCAGTCGCCTGGCCCCCGAGCAGGCCGCCGCCGAAGAAGCCCCAG GACCTCTTTCTCCCCAGGTGACCGCCCCGGTCACCACCTCGAGGATGACCCCGCTGCCACTCTGGGATCCCAGCCACGAGGCTAATGCCAGACCTCAGCTGGTG GGGCCCGGCTGTGGGTCGGGCGTGTCTTTGTCCAGCAGGACACTGTGTCATCCTTCCTGGCCTATGTATGACGCCTGGGGTCGCATCCCTACCTCAGGGCATCCAGAAGAGCGGGTGGCCAGGGATGCAG GGCTCCCGGTGACGAGCTATGACGATGTCTTTCTCTTGGACCCTCTGCTCCCCTGTGGGCAGCGTGTTCCCCTCTACCTGTCCAAGCCCCCTCAGCAG GCGGTGGGCGCTCGGAGGCTGCTGCTCCCACCTCCCATCGTGTCCTCCTCGGTGCGGCCCTCGCCATCCCAGGCCTGCTCCTCCGCCTGGCTCAGCGAAGCCGAGATGATCGCCCTCACTGGCCTGCTGCAGATGAGCCAGAGCGAGCCGCGCTCTCAGGCCCCGGCaggccctctgacctctgccagcTGCCCAGACCCTGTCTCTGCCGCTGAAGGCCCAGGCCCCAGGGGTGGCCAGAGCTGTTGTGGGGGCACTGACCCGTGCCCCACGCAGAGCCCGGATACCCACTGTTCATAG
- the LOC114686777 gene encoding LOW QUALITY PROTEIN: insulin receptor substrate 2-like (The sequence of the model RefSeq protein was modified relative to this genomic sequence to represent the inferred CDS: inserted 2 bases in 2 codons) produces the protein MKPAGSGPTAGPTVSPGAESSDASLGPPFPWPCPPDVRLCGHLRKQKSQRRRFFXLRADPPRLECYESEKKFLAGGCRPPRPRRSVSLEGACTISKRADARQRHLIVVYTSDSSLGVAAASEVEQQVWYSALLEVRASAAAAAASAMGLSPREAPESWIFAPFQDVWPVTLRSKGLGRARGLSSGSYRLCLGSGSLSLLRKPGSKGSRDSRASPPPALRLSLLSVRRCGHADSFFFLELGRSAPTGPGELWMQAPDAVVAQSIHETVLAAMKRLGSSGSSGKDEPPSGEPPKSASAAPAPAPYETPTSAAQPRSPGEREKQDYLKALERMRPAPSYKGLDLDGDYIAMGVRDDYVHMGGGEAGDYMWMAPPGLPPTPARVALGKSLQDSEGTEYMPMNRFFPGPLYYELKAREPEPGHQGFPRSTRDRWGPTEAQTHSSQRSELSGDYMYIPDYVGMNSAKPGSLDNCLNYVDLDLXPPLEVPGAAPRESPHSYASIKF, from the exons ATGAAGCCGGCAGGTTCGGGCCCCACAGCGGGTCCCACGGTCTCCCCCGGGGCCGAGTCCTCCGACGCGTCCCTGGGCCCGCCGTTTCCCTGGCCCTGCCCACCCGACGTGCGGCTCTGTGGCCACCTGCGGAAGCAGAAGTCCCAGCGCCGCCGCTTTT GTCTGCGCGCCGACCCTCCGCGCCTGGAGTGCTACGAGAGCGAGAAGAAGTTCCTGGCCGGCGGCTGCCGCCCGCCGCGACCCCGGCGCAGCGTGAGCCTGGAGGGCGCCTGCACCATCAGCAAGCGCGCCGACGCCCGCCAGCGCCACCTGATCGTCGTCTACACCAGCGACAGCAGCCTGGGCGTCGCGGCGGCCAGCGAAGTGGAGCAGCAAGTGTGGTACAGCGCCCTGCTGGAGGTGCGCGCCTCCGCCGCTGCGGCTGCCGCCTCGGCTATGG GTCTCAGTCCCCGAGAGGCCCCCGAGTCTTGGATCTTCGCCCCGTTCCAGGACGTCTGGCCTGTGACACTGCGGTCCAAGGGGCTGGGCCGAGCCCGAGGCCTGAGCAGCGGCAGCTATCGCCTGTGCCTGGGCTCGGGGTCCCTGAGCCTCCTGCggaagccaggaagcaaaggctCCAGAGACAGCCGGGCATCGCCGCCCCCGGCCCTGCGCCTGTCCTTGCTCAGCGTGCGCCGCTGCGGCCATGCGgactccttcttcttcctggaaCTCGGGCGCTCAGCGCCCACGGGTCCCGGGGAGCTGTGGATGCAGGCGCCTGATGCAGTGGTGGCCCAAAGCATTCACGAGACCGTCCTGGCTGCCATGAAGAGGCTGGGGAGCAGTGGAAGCAGTGGGAAGGATGAGCCACCGTCCGGAGAGCCTCCCAAGAGTGCTTCTGCAGCCCCTGCCCCGGCACCCTATGAAACCCCTACTTCTGCAGCACAACCACGAAGCCCCGgtgagagagaaaagcaggacTACCTCAAGGCCTTGGAAAGGATGAGGCCCGCCCCCTCCTACAAGGGGCTAGATCTGGATGGGGACTATATCGCCATGGGAGTCAGGGATGACTACGTGCACatggggggaggagaggctggTGACTACATGTGGATGGCACCCCCaggccttcctcccacccctgccaGGGTAGCTCTGGGCAAGTCGCTTCAGGATTCTGAGGGCACAGAATACATGCCCATGAATAGATTCTTTCCAGGGCCTTTGTACTACGAGCTCAAGGCCAGGGAACCCGAACCTGGGCATCAGGGTTTCCCCCGCAGCACTAGGGACAGATGGGGACCCACAGAGGCTCAGACCCACTCTTCCCAACGTTCAGAACTATCTGGGGACTACATGTACATCCCAGACTATGTAGGAATGAACAGTGCTAAGCCAGGGTCTCTGGACAACTGCCTCAACTACGTGGACCTGGACC GTCCCCCCTTGGAGGTGCCCGGAGCAGCCCCCCGGGAGAGCCCACATAGCTACGCCAGCATCAAGTTCTAG